The DNA sequence GCCGCGCTGGCCCGCCGCTTCGCCGCCGGCGGCGCCCAGGTCGTCGTGGCCGACCTCGACGGCGACAAGGCCGGCGAAGTCGCTGCCGAGATCAAGGGCACGGCGTTCGTCGGCGACGTCGCGAGCGTCGACGGCGTCGCGAAGCTGATCGAGAGCGCCCGCGAGACGCTCGGCGAGATCGACATCTACTGCGCCAACGCGGGCATCGCGCCCTTCGGCGGCGCGGAAAGCCCCGAGGAGGTCTGGGCGCGCACCTGGGACGTCAACGTCATGGCGCACGTCCGCGCGGCCAACCAGCTGCTGCCCGCGTGGCTCGAACGCGGCGAGGGGCACTTCATCGCGACCGTGTCCGCCGCCGGCCTGCTGACCAGCCTCGGCTCGGCGCCGTACTCGGTGACCAAGCACGGCGCGCTCGCGTTCGCCGAGTACCTGTCGGCGACCTACCGGCACCGCGGGATCACCGTGCAGGCGATCTGCCCGCAGGGCGTGCGCACGGCGATGCTGGAGAGCACCGGCACCGCCGGCCAGCTGCTGATGGGCGCGTCGGCGATCGAACCCGAGCAGGTCGCGGACGCGCTGTTCGCGGCGATGGAGTCGAAGCAGTTCCTGGTGCTGCCGCACCCCGAGGTCGCGGACTACTACGCGGCGCGCGCGACGCAGACCGACCGCTGGCTCGGCGGGATGAACAAGCTGCAGCGCAAGGTCGAAGCGGCGCTCGAGGCGGAATGAGCTGGCAGCCGGAGGTCGACGAGCTGGCCCGGCGGCGCGAGCTGGCCGAGCGCATGGGCGGGCCGGAGAAGGTGGCCCGCCAGCACGCCGCCGGGCGTTCGACGGTCCGCGAGCGGATCGCGGCGCTCGCCGACCCCGGCAGCTTCGACGAGATCGGCGCGCTGGCCGGCACGGCGTCCTATGTGGACGGCTCGCTGGAGTCGTTCACCCCGGCCAACTTCGTCATCGGCACCGCGCGGCTCGACGGCAGGCGGGTGGCGCTCGGCGGTGACGACTTCACCGTCCGCGGCGGGGCCGCCGACGCGGCGATCATGGAGAAGCAGGTCTACGCCGAACGGCTGGCCCACGAGCTGCGGCTGCCGCTGGTGCGGCTGATCGAGGGCACCGGGGGCGGCGGCAGCGTCAAGATGCTGGAGCAGCACGGGTTCACCTACGTCCCGGTCAACCCGGGCTGGGACCTCGTGGTGGACAACCTTTCCGCGGTCCCGGTGGTCGCGCTCTGCCTGGGTCCGGTGGCCGGGCTCGGCGCCGCGCGGGCGGTGATGTCGCACCTGAGCGTCCTGGTCGAAGGCGCCGGGCAGCTGTTCGTCGCCGGGCCGCCGGTGGTGAAGCACGCGACGGGGGAGGACCTCACCAAGGAGGAGCTCGGCGGCGCCGACGTCCACCGGCGCAGCGGTGCGGTGGACCGGATCGTTGCGTCCGAAGCCGAGGCGTTCGCCGTGGCGAAGCGGTTCCTGTCGTACCTGCCGTCCTCTGTGGACACCCTGCCCCCGGTGACGGCCACCTCGGACCCGGTGGACCGCGCCGACGAGGGGCTGCTTTCGCTGGTGCCGCGCAACCGGCGCCGGCCCTACCGGTTGCGGCCGTTGCTGGACGGCGTCTTCGACGCGGGCTCGGTGTTCGACTACGCCGTGTCGGGCGGCTCGGCGTACGCGGGACTGGCGCGGCTGAACGGGCACCCGGTCGGCGTCCTGGCCACCGACCCCTACCGCGGCGCGACGCTGACCCCCGAGGGCGCCGACGTCATGACCCGGCTGGTCGACCTCTGCGAGACGTTCCACCTGCCCCTGGTGTCGCTGACCGACCAGGCGGGCATGGTGATCGGCGCGGCGGCCGAGCGGGCGGGCGCGATCCGCCACGGTGCCCGCGCGGTCACCGCGGTCTACCAGGCGCGGGTGCCGATGGCCGAGGTGATCGTCCGGCGCGTGTTCGGCGTCGGCGGCGCGGGCCAGGTCAACCGCCACCGCCTGGTCCGCCGCTGGGCCTGGCCCTCGGGCGACTGGGGCTCCCTGCCGGTCGAAGGCGGCATCGAGGCGGCCTACCGCGCGGAGCTCGACGCGGCCGACGACCGGGCGGCGCGGATCGAGGAGATCCGCGCGCGCCTGGACGCGGTGCGCTCGCCGTTCCGGACGGCGGAGCGCTTTTCGGTCGAGGACGTCATCGACCCGCGCGAGACCCGGTCCCGGCTGTGCGACTGGATCGGGGACGCCTACGCGGTGCTGCCGAAGCTGGCGGGCCCGCCGTCGTTCGGGACGCGGCCCTAGCGGACGCGGTACCAGTGCGGCCGGAGCGGTTCGAGCGCGACCGGCTCGCCGCCGGGCCGGTCGAACATCCGGACGCCGTCGCCGAGGAGCACCGGGACGGGCAGGGCGAGGATCTCGTCCAGCAGACCGGCTTCGAGGCATTGGCGGGCGACGTCGGCGCCG is a window from the Amycolatopsis sp. cg9 genome containing:
- a CDS encoding SDR family oxidoreductase, producing MTGVVVTGGGGGIGAALARRFAAGGAQVVVADLDGDKAGEVAAEIKGTAFVGDVASVDGVAKLIESARETLGEIDIYCANAGIAPFGGAESPEEVWARTWDVNVMAHVRAANQLLPAWLERGEGHFIATVSAAGLLTSLGSAPYSVTKHGALAFAEYLSATYRHRGITVQAICPQGVRTAMLESTGTAGQLLMGASAIEPEQVADALFAAMESKQFLVLPHPEVADYYAARATQTDRWLGGMNKLQRKVEAALEAE
- a CDS encoding acyl-CoA carboxylase subunit beta yields the protein MSWQPEVDELARRRELAERMGGPEKVARQHAAGRSTVRERIAALADPGSFDEIGALAGTASYVDGSLESFTPANFVIGTARLDGRRVALGGDDFTVRGGAADAAIMEKQVYAERLAHELRLPLVRLIEGTGGGGSVKMLEQHGFTYVPVNPGWDLVVDNLSAVPVVALCLGPVAGLGAARAVMSHLSVLVEGAGQLFVAGPPVVKHATGEDLTKEELGGADVHRRSGAVDRIVASEAEAFAVAKRFLSYLPSSVDTLPPVTATSDPVDRADEGLLSLVPRNRRRPYRLRPLLDGVFDAGSVFDYAVSGGSAYAGLARLNGHPVGVLATDPYRGATLTPEGADVMTRLVDLCETFHLPLVSLTDQAGMVIGAAAERAGAIRHGARAVTAVYQARVPMAEVIVRRVFGVGGAGQVNRHRLVRRWAWPSGDWGSLPVEGGIEAAYRAELDAADDRAARIEEIRARLDAVRSPFRTAERFSVEDVIDPRETRSRLCDWIGDAYAVLPKLAGPPSFGTRP